The DNA sequence ATGACCAATGGGCATCCAAACAGAGGTTCCAAGTTGATGACACTGTCCGTAAGTATTACCAAAAAttatcattaattaattaattaatttaattgttGATGATCCATTAAGCAATTACTACTATATGGTTTCAGATTTCAAGTACAAGGAGGACTCAGTGTTGGTGGTGAGTGATGAAGAGTATAAGACTTgccattcttcacatccaatctTCTTCTCAAACAATGGTGATACCATCTTCATGTTGGATCATCCGGGTTTGTTTTACTTCATCAGTGGTGTATCTGGTCACTGTGAGAAAGGACAGAAGATGATCATTAAGGTGTTGGAACCACCCAAGACCCCGCCGCTGCCGCCACCGGCAAACCAGACTAGTGGGCCTTCAGGTCACAATGGTGCAATTAAATTAATGGCAGTTCATCATCCTATTACAGCTCTACTCTTTATGTCTGCAGCAATTGTTGCATTCTTATTTAGGTTCTTCTAAGTTAGTTTCCGCCCCTCCCCCCTAGTGGGTGCAGTAATTGCTTAATTACTAGCATTTAGTAGCAAGATTTGGTTTGGTTAAATTTCATTCTTAATCTCTCTTCctgatttcatttcttttctttctttttaagaaCATTTGAGTGATTAGATCTTCTAGctagagggaaaaaaatactgTTATGTTTTACTGGTTTTCATCTCTGAAAGTAGGTTGAGTTTGTAGTTGAAATGGCTTTGATTAtgtgttcctctctctctctctctctctctctctctctctctctctctctctctctctctctctctctctctctctctctctctctctctaatcagATTTTGCTGCTACCCAAGCTTTTTTTTCCTAGTAACTGCTACCCAAACTCGTagcaaagaaatagaatcttgaaaggtaatttaaaaaaatactaaaacctaggaatgtatttgtgaacccaaagGACAcgtgaattattttatttatttcatagcACCAATCCAACGACCGGAAAGAGATTTGCACatcaagagaaggaagagatggCCGGAGTTGGCTTCGGGGGGAATCTCTGACGATCAAATTAGTATTATGGGCAATAGTAGATACGTATGGGAACTGAAAGAGCTGTAGAATGAAGGGGAAAGAGAGATTGCCACTTACCTCAGCATTGGGCATCTATTATAGGAAGGGAAAGCTGGCCCCTCCACGTTGGATCTCAGCTATAACCTAATACCATACCAAACGAGAGTAGGGAATATTCACATATGTGAATGTACGTGAATGACCCTGGTCCATGGATatgatatatattttctctttcctcatttaatagatgccatatTCACAAACCAAGAtcgttcacgtacattcacgtACGTAAATATTCACTTTCCTCAAACAAACCCATGAGGGGGTGTTCGTGAGGAGATCCTTGCTACCGGTTATCTGGGGAGCTACTCTCTCACTGATATATAGTGACGTTTGATAGTGACGCCTAACTTTTGACGCTTACTTAAAGCTAGCTCCTTACTACGTGGCATTTATCCTTTGGAGGGAGTGATTTTAGGTATATCAGATGCCCCCATTCTTTTGAATTAGAATAGAGTGAAATGAGTGAGACTATAGATATTGACCCTATATCACATGGCTTCCAATGATAGGTGAAATGATTCTACGTATATCaacaaattgagaaaaaaagaagagaaagagacaaaCCCAAGGGGGTGGCGCAGTTGGTGAGTAACAAGCTTGATATGAGCCGTAAActcagacgtcctaagttcgactcctacTAAGCACACCTtgagccactcacacgggggtgtttagtactcttcactactttcagtgaaagttaaatgattctcattcaaccccggtaggCTTGGATACTAATTGttagaaagcaaaaaaaaaaagaaagagatagtgaaagagaagaaagagcaaATCCATAGACCAAGAGAATGAGCAAAAAAGACATCGGAGATAGACTTTGGGAGGGACTCTTAGATGCTCAAGTAAAAAATCCACACAATTGATATTAAGATTCTATAGACTAAGACaatacaaagaagaagaatgttgtCAATTGTGTTCGTTTTTACGTCAATGGTGTCTCTCTCTGTATCACCTTTATTAATGTTCCGAAAGTACAAATATTAGAATCTATCAAGAAAATTATGAAATAGAAGAAGTAAGCCAAGATGTGAACATCCTATTGGATTGGGATTAAGGTCATGACTGACTTGATTAAAATTAGTCTACATGCCGATTAGAGGAGGGATGACTTCTACAATTCAAGTCTCACTTTGATCATTTTTATCAGGGGCCtaaattcattcttttttattttctaaagaagagagaatggccTACGTATTTCATGGAGTCTCTTTTGGCCTCATACCAAGATCTGTTGAGATAGAATCATTGAGATACGATACAGTTGGATATTTTGTTTGAAGAAAAATTCACTTTTTTGGATATTTAAACACTGGCCAGAGAGATCCTCAAACCACTTGAGGACAACCCTAAGGTCTTCCACCTCCCCAAGTTAGGATTTACCGAAGATGAAAATACCATCTGCAAACAAAAGATGATGGATACTTGGTTAATACCTACGAATATGAATACAATGCATGATCTTGTTATAGGGAAAAAAAGTTTCATATTTGATTAGGTTTACTCCAGATACCTCAAATCTGATTCCCTTGAACAACTTTTGTTCCAATGGATGCCTCTTGGGCTTGGAAGAAGATTCTAAATATAGAAACCTTGTTTTCGAATTCTATTCAATCATCTATTAGTGATGGTTCTAGAAGATTGTTTTAGTTAAATAATTGGCATCCTGATAGTATGCTTATTTTAAAATATGACGATAGAATCAATCATGATGTGGGTTCTATTAGAATGGCTAAGGTCTCTTCCATCTTGAGGTATGGCCTTTAGCTTCATATCCCTTGAAACTATGCTTCTCTCATTTAGGTTTAGGGGAAGTTGCAGATGGTTATTATGAGACCTAAAGGTAACAAGGATATTATCCAATGGATtgccaatttttgaaaaaaaaaaaaaaactcacctaTTCTTCTGCTTGGGATTTGCTGAGATCCAGAGCCCCTTCTATCCCCTTATATAGGTTAAGTTGGTTTAGCTCTTATATCCCTCGATATTGTTTTACTACTTAGAGAGCCTTAACTAATTCTGTTCCTACCTAGGAGTTTCTATATCATAGAAATCTTTCAATCTCAAATtattgcctttgttggaattcCATCGAAAGTATTGatcatttattcttttattgtcattttttccAATACTGTTTGGAAAGGTATCCTTAGAATGTGTTGGCCATTTCCTAGAGGTATCCTCCCTTCTGATAGTGAATGGAGGTGGATTTAGAAAACCTTCGATGACAAATCATCTTGTGATACTCTAGATAAGTTGGCTTTCTCTGCAGTGATTCATCACATCTGgtgaaaaaggaataaaaagtCAAAGACAGTGTCTTCGCACACTATTGAGCAAATTTTGGATATGTGCAAGGGACCTTGTCTGTCTAGTGTTCCCATGCCTAGACACATTTGGGAATGAAAATACACAGAGTGTGCTGGGTAGTTGGATCTTTTCACACCCAGCTGTGCCTAAGCATGGGAAACGCTAGACGGACAAGGTTATTAAATttgaaattagaaataaaatcgACAAGGTTATTAAATTTGagattagaaataaaatcccGCGAAATTGTATAGTTGGCCCTTATTCAAGTAGGAATAGGCATCTTGCCATCTCTGAAGATTTTCCCCTTATTATTTCCCCCTAGTTTTTTTGTTTCAACTTTGATGTTgtttcttctctcccccctcccccctcccccctcctatttttgTTGTAACCCTCCCTCATTTGATGAGTGTTTCATCCCCACTGGGTTTTGTTATATCCTATCACTCGGTTTTATGGTgttttttagttttagttttttaagTTTAGGTTGTCCCTTGGTTTGCCATCTTGGCTAGTTgtgtttcttcattttctattttaatgataaattatttatttattcacaaaaaaaaaaaaaaatgcatgatcTTGTAGGAATGTTAGAAGTTTAAGAGCCTAGAAAGCCCCCATGGCCAAGATGAAAAGGTCGAAAGGTCCCCTTGTCGAATACCTCTACTTGGTATGTTATGTAGTCGAAAGCAAACCCATCAACAATAACTTTGAATGTGACAATGAAAATACATAAATATACTAAGTCAAACCACCTTTCAATGAAGTCTAACTCCATTATAATGCAAGCAGCCCCAATCTAATCTATTGTAGGCTTTGGACATATCGATCTTTTTCCTCGTGTAGGCTTCTTTACCTCTCTTTCTATGCATATTATGGACCCCCTCACCAACAGCTTGCCAAAGAAATAATTTTATCCATCAGTGGTCTCAACCTATATGCCATGACTTAAAACTTTATAGATGATATTCCAAAGGCTGAgttgagaagagagagggattCTCTCACTTAGGTATCATAGTCTATTCTACAATGTCTCAATTGGGTTATACTATGTTAGCTTTAGGTATGGGGTTTTATCAAGCCTGCTTTATTTCNNNNNNNNNNNNNNNNNNNNNNNNNNNNNNNNNNNNNNNNNNNNNNNNNNNNNNNNNNNNNNNNNNNNNNNNNNNNNNNNNNNNNNNNNNNNNNNNNNNNNNNNNNNNNNNNNNNNNNNNNNNNNNNNNNNNNNNNNNNNNNNNNNNNNNNNNNNNNNTATTAGGTACACTTTCTCTTTGTGGTATTCCGGCTCTTGTTTTTTGTCCAAAGATGAAATTCTTGATGATTGTTAGTTGTATTCACCGATATTCGCAATAATCGCAAGTTATCAATGTCTGATTAATAGACTTCCAAGGAAAAGCTTGATTTAAAGACCTTTTCACCAACCTAATGACATCATTACCAATAATGTCCAAACAATCTTGAAGAAGCTAGTTGGATAACCATCAATCCTTGGCACTAGGAAGGACTCGAAGTAACTTTCATTGTCATCTTAAGTGATAATGGGTTAGAATAACTTCTTAAGGCtttatttggttgcaaggggaattaaagggaagggaagcgaaaatttcaaacttaacaaaaaaaaaaaaaaaaaaacttttgtaatcattacacATGTCATCGTATCACTAACtctaaatcattccatattaaattattaaatttcactttacatcCA is a window from the Macadamia integrifolia cultivar HAES 741 chromosome 5, SCU_Mint_v3, whole genome shotgun sequence genome containing:
- the LOC122078153 gene encoding mavicyanin-like, giving the protein MMGSYKILLCLILLSSTHFFLVVDSFEFEVGDDKGWAVPSSKDDNDFYDQWASKQRFQVDDTVHFKYKEDSVLVVSDEEYKTCHSSHPIFFSNNGDTIFMLDHPGLFYFISGVSGHCEKGQKMIIKVLEPPKTPPLPPPANQTSGPSGHNGAIKLMAVHHPITALLFMSAAIVAFLFRFF